The following coding sequences lie in one Arthrobacter sp. PGP41 genomic window:
- the folB gene encoding dihydroneopterin aldolase — protein MDRITLSGVTAVGHHGVFDFERREGQPFVVDAVLYLDFAKAAESDDVRDTAHYGEVAQRITEWIAGEPLNLIEALAVRIAEGLLAGFQLQAVDITVHKPQAPIEVPFGDVSVSVHRARHGKARNGVERQTQGEGP, from the coding sequence ATGGACAGGATTACGCTGAGCGGCGTGACCGCCGTCGGCCATCACGGCGTGTTTGATTTTGAGCGCCGTGAGGGCCAGCCTTTTGTTGTGGACGCAGTGTTGTACCTGGACTTCGCCAAGGCGGCCGAGTCGGACGACGTCCGGGACACCGCGCACTACGGCGAGGTGGCGCAGCGTATTACCGAGTGGATCGCCGGCGAGCCGCTGAACCTGATCGAGGCGCTGGCAGTGCGGATCGCGGAGGGCCTGCTGGCTGGATTCCAGCTTCAGGCCGTGGACATCACCGTGCACAAACCGCAGGCGCCCATCGAGGTTCCCTTCGGCGATGTGTCCGTCAGTGTCCACCGCGCCAGGCACGGTAAGGCCCGGAACGGCGTGGAGAGGCAAACCCAGGGGGAGGGGCCATGA
- the folK gene encoding 2-amino-4-hydroxy-6-hydroxymethyldihydropteridine diphosphokinase, which produces MNSGYTKAVLALGSNLGERNDTLSEAVADLVDPPEVRLLAVSPVVQTKAVGGPAGQPDFLNMVITVETSLTPRQLLEHCQAVENKHHRVREVRWGPRTLDVDIITYGDVRSDDPTLTLPHPLAASRAFVLYPWSLIEPGAVLDGERVSALAAKAGDFDDLAPFDGFGDFNGMPTAGAVEER; this is translated from the coding sequence ATGAACAGCGGTTATACCAAGGCGGTCCTTGCGCTCGGCAGCAATTTGGGCGAGCGCAATGACACCCTGTCCGAGGCCGTCGCGGACCTCGTAGACCCGCCGGAAGTACGGCTGCTGGCGGTATCGCCGGTGGTGCAGACGAAGGCCGTAGGCGGACCGGCCGGGCAGCCCGACTTCCTGAACATGGTCATCACGGTTGAAACCAGCCTCACTCCGCGGCAATTGCTGGAACACTGCCAAGCGGTGGAAAACAAGCACCACCGCGTGCGGGAGGTGCGCTGGGGGCCGCGGACGCTCGACGTCGACATCATCACCTACGGCGACGTCCGCAGCGACGACCCCACCCTGACCCTGCCGCATCCCCTCGCGGCCAGCCGGGCATTCGTCCTTTATCCGTGGTCCCTTATTGAACCCGGCGCCGTCCTGGACGGAGAGCGGGTCAGCGCCCTGGCCGCCAAGGCAGGGGACTTCGACGACCTCGCCCCCTTTGACGGCTTCGGGGACTTCAACGGCATGCCCACGGCAGGGGCGGTGGAGGAACGATGA
- a CDS encoding DUF3180 domain-containing protein produces MKPINPLRLLLIGFILAVAGWSATVVTSRYSMSTPVLPPTALATMGVIVAITLILGIRVLRWRNSISANNAKNGGKGGAARKRPVLDPLLAARTLVLAQACAYAGTVLLGWHVGIFLDQLRIWSLRSDQGITWLALAMAGGGLVMIVVGLLVERFCRIPPEDGETKGLDGKPGRAVGEASGEGEYAYRGD; encoded by the coding sequence ATGAAGCCCATCAACCCGCTGCGCCTACTGCTCATCGGCTTCATCCTGGCCGTGGCGGGCTGGTCCGCCACCGTGGTGACCAGCCGGTACAGCATGTCCACCCCGGTCCTGCCGCCCACGGCACTGGCAACCATGGGCGTGATCGTGGCCATCACACTGATCCTCGGAATCAGGGTCCTTAGGTGGCGCAACAGCATCAGCGCCAACAACGCTAAAAACGGCGGCAAGGGCGGTGCCGCCAGGAAACGGCCGGTGCTGGATCCGCTCCTCGCCGCGCGCACCCTGGTACTTGCCCAGGCCTGCGCCTACGCCGGGACGGTGCTGCTGGGCTGGCATGTGGGCATCTTCCTGGACCAGTTGCGCATCTGGAGCCTGCGCAGCGACCAGGGCATCACCTGGCTCGCGCTTGCCATGGCCGGCGGGGGACTGGTGATGATCGTGGTGGGCCTGCTCGTGGAACGGTTCTGCAGGATCCCGCCGGAGGACGGCGAGACCAAAGGCCTCGACGGGAAGCCCGGCCGTGCCGTTGGCGAGGCGTCCGGGGAAGGCGAGTATGCATACCGGGGCGATTGA
- a CDS encoding PH domain-containing protein — protein sequence MHTGAIDPPGITWQRVSPKYVTVRVVQWALGNLAAVLVLSLPLVLVLAGAWAWPPLWVAATVPAAMLVAALWRLALIPRQVRAIGYAERDDDLLIRTGIFFQRTMAVPYGRMQYVDIGVGPVERALGLCTLKLHTAAPGTNARIPGLPAAEGARLREQLAARGEARLAGL from the coding sequence ATGCATACCGGGGCGATTGATCCTCCCGGCATCACCTGGCAGCGGGTGTCCCCCAAATATGTCACCGTGCGGGTGGTGCAGTGGGCCCTGGGAAACCTGGCTGCCGTGCTGGTTCTCTCCCTGCCGCTGGTCCTCGTCCTCGCGGGTGCGTGGGCGTGGCCGCCGCTGTGGGTTGCCGCCACCGTGCCGGCTGCCATGCTGGTGGCGGCCCTCTGGCGGCTGGCGCTCATCCCGCGGCAGGTCCGCGCCATCGGCTATGCGGAGCGGGACGATGACCTCCTGATCCGGACCGGCATCTTCTTCCAGCGCACCATGGCCGTCCCCTACGGCCGGATGCAGTACGTGGACATCGGAGTGGGCCCGGTGGAGCGCGCCCTCGGGCTGTGCACGCTTAAGCTGCACACCGCAGCGCCGGGCACCAACGCCCGGATCCCCGGCCTGCCCGCCGCCGAAGGCGCCCGGCTCCGCGAACAGCTGGCGGCGCGCGGGGAAGCCAGGCTGGCAGGACTGTGA
- a CDS encoding PH domain-containing protein, which translates to MTAEGPPQWPGAPATAPGNGALEPLPDTAPDGEWLRVHPASPFVRGWVALAAIGFVLGRDVFERALQGRPVVDGDFAGRAPLLLVGGGAVLLASVLGFVLTWYFTKYQVSGGYVRVNTGFLFRQQRQARLDRVQAIDIVQPLLARIFGLAELKFEVADAGESAVRLAYLKIDDARQLRATILARAAGVTTGPDRPGEPAPEAPEYQVLAVPPSRLVGSLLLSEQSFFVVLGGIVSVVLAAITEHQGFYFYLIPAAVGLAASYWGLFNKGYNFSAAISPDGIRLRYGLLDTQAQTLPPGRIQALKITQPPLWRPLGWYRMQVNVAGYGIVESAGEGSARTTLLPVGRLGDVMAMLALVLPDPGTADPAAVFGAGLTGLDSNGGFVTSPRKARWLAPLGWRRNGFTATDTALLLRSGRWWRQLVVVPHQRTQSMALHQGPLARRFGVADLVLHTTPGPVAPRLTQAGTAQALALFDEQSARARLARKRQTTEQWLRQVVPDAPAGEPGPPVEPAETRTPQQQEGGQHG; encoded by the coding sequence GTGACGGCAGAGGGACCCCCGCAGTGGCCCGGCGCCCCGGCCACTGCGCCCGGCAACGGCGCCCTTGAACCGCTGCCGGACACCGCGCCCGACGGCGAATGGCTGCGCGTGCACCCGGCGTCGCCGTTTGTCCGCGGCTGGGTTGCCCTGGCCGCCATCGGCTTCGTCCTCGGCCGTGACGTCTTTGAACGCGCGCTGCAGGGCCGGCCCGTTGTTGACGGGGACTTCGCCGGCCGTGCCCCCTTGCTGCTGGTGGGCGGCGGCGCAGTACTGCTGGCCTCGGTGCTGGGGTTCGTCCTCACCTGGTACTTCACCAAGTACCAGGTGTCGGGCGGCTACGTGCGGGTGAATACCGGCTTCCTGTTCCGGCAGCAGCGCCAGGCAAGGCTGGACCGGGTCCAGGCAATCGACATCGTGCAGCCGCTGCTGGCCAGGATCTTCGGCCTGGCAGAGCTCAAGTTCGAGGTGGCGGACGCCGGAGAGTCAGCGGTGCGGCTCGCCTACCTGAAGATCGACGACGCCCGGCAGCTCCGTGCCACCATCCTGGCCCGGGCCGCCGGTGTCACCACAGGCCCGGACCGCCCCGGTGAGCCCGCACCCGAGGCGCCGGAATATCAGGTACTTGCGGTGCCGCCGTCGCGCCTTGTCGGTTCCCTGCTGCTCAGCGAGCAAAGCTTCTTCGTGGTGCTTGGCGGCATTGTTTCCGTGGTGCTCGCGGCCATCACCGAACACCAGGGGTTCTACTTTTACCTGATTCCGGCCGCCGTGGGCCTCGCGGCAAGCTACTGGGGACTGTTCAACAAGGGCTACAACTTCAGCGCCGCGATCTCGCCGGACGGCATCCGCCTGCGCTACGGCCTGCTGGACACCCAGGCGCAGACATTGCCGCCGGGACGCATCCAGGCGTTGAAAATCACCCAGCCGCCGTTGTGGCGGCCACTCGGCTGGTACCGGATGCAGGTCAACGTGGCCGGTTACGGCATTGTGGAGAGCGCCGGCGAGGGCTCGGCCCGGACCACGTTGCTGCCCGTGGGCAGGCTGGGGGACGTGATGGCCATGCTGGCGCTGGTGCTGCCGGACCCCGGCACCGCGGACCCCGCTGCAGTTTTCGGTGCGGGCCTCACCGGCCTGGATTCAAACGGCGGCTTCGTCACCAGTCCGCGCAAAGCACGCTGGCTTGCCCCCTTGGGCTGGCGGCGGAACGGGTTCACGGCCACGGACACCGCCCTGCTCCTCCGCTCCGGCCGCTGGTGGCGCCAGCTGGTGGTGGTTCCGCATCAGCGCACCCAGTCCATGGCCCTGCACCAGGGTCCGCTGGCGCGCCGGTTCGGCGTGGCAGACCTGGTACTGCACACCACGCCAGGGCCGGTTGCGCCCCGGCTCACCCAGGCCGGCACCGCCCAGGCGCTGGCACTGTTCGACGAACAGTCCGCACGCGCCCGGCTGGCCAGGAAGCGGCAGACTACGGAACAGTGGCTCCGGCAGGTAGTCCCGGATGCCCCGGCGGGGGAGCCCGGGCCGCCGGTGGAGCCGGCCGAAACCAGGACGCCCCAACAACAGGAAGGCGGGCAGCATGGCTAA
- a CDS encoding Rossmann-like and DUF2520 domain-containing protein yields MAKPGRLGVGIIGAGKVGAVLGAALRAAEHAVVGVSAVSEASRERAEALLPGVPVLEVQEIVERAELVLLAVPDDALPGLVEGLAKLGAWQPGQLVAHTSGRFGVGVLHPVRAAGAVPLALHPAMTFTGMSLDLTRLLDCTFGVTADAAMLPIAQALVVEMGAEPVAIAEADRTLYHAALAHGSNHLVTLVAQASELLRDVGVELPERMLGPLLRATLENALASGESALTGPVARGDVGTVAAHAAALREFDDGGHGDVLEAYLAMARATALRAEGRGLLKADQLEGLRQALEPKED; encoded by the coding sequence ATGGCTAAGCCCGGACGCCTCGGCGTCGGAATCATTGGTGCCGGCAAAGTGGGGGCGGTGCTCGGTGCCGCCCTGCGCGCTGCCGAACACGCCGTCGTCGGGGTCTCAGCTGTATCCGAGGCGAGCCGCGAGCGGGCCGAGGCGCTGCTTCCCGGCGTGCCTGTCCTGGAGGTCCAGGAAATTGTGGAGCGCGCGGAACTGGTGCTCCTGGCCGTGCCGGACGACGCCCTGCCGGGTCTGGTGGAAGGGCTGGCAAAGCTCGGCGCCTGGCAGCCGGGCCAGCTGGTTGCCCACACGTCGGGCCGGTTCGGCGTGGGGGTCCTGCACCCGGTGCGCGCTGCCGGCGCTGTCCCGCTCGCCCTGCACCCGGCCATGACGTTCACGGGGATGAGCCTGGACCTGACCCGGCTGCTGGACTGCACGTTCGGCGTGACGGCAGATGCCGCCATGCTCCCCATCGCCCAGGCGCTGGTGGTGGAGATGGGCGCGGAACCGGTGGCCATCGCCGAGGCGGACCGGACGCTGTACCACGCAGCCCTGGCGCACGGTTCCAACCACCTTGTGACCCTCGTTGCCCAGGCATCAGAGCTGCTGCGGGACGTGGGCGTGGAGCTGCCGGAACGGATGCTCGGCCCGCTGCTGCGGGCAACACTGGAGAACGCCCTGGCGTCGGGCGAATCCGCCCTGACCGGGCCGGTGGCCCGCGGCGACGTGGGAACCGTCGCCGCGCACGCTGCAGCGCTGCGGGAGTTCGACGACGGCGGCCACGGCGATGTGCTCGAGGCCTACCTTGCGATGGCGCGGGCCACGGCCCTGCGCGCCGAAGGGCGGGGGCTGCTGAAAGCCGACCAGCTGGAGGGCCTGCGCCAGGCCCTTGAACCGAAGGAGGACTGA
- the panC gene encoding pantoate--beta-alanine ligase, whose product MPIKLVTTVAGLHAEGARLLASKQGTSQGLVPTMGALHQGHAALARTAVEQNDVVVATIFVNPLQFGDAADLDRYPRTLDADLALLEAEGVDLVFAPSVDEVYPGGEPLVRVTSGRLGEKWEGTSRPGHFDGALTVVAKLLHYGMPAAGLPDPGATGAGLPAYRAYFGQKDAQQLALVRRMVADLDFPVEIVGVPTVRAVDGLALSSRNRFLSDEEREAALVLSRALRLLEERAHARQPLDLESAQAMVESQPLVALDYFDVVDPGTLEPLAENCRETPFRGEALALIAARVGPVRLIDNAPLSS is encoded by the coding sequence ATGCCCATTAAGCTCGTCACCACGGTGGCTGGCCTGCATGCTGAGGGTGCCCGGCTCCTGGCCTCCAAACAGGGAACCTCGCAGGGGCTGGTCCCCACGATGGGTGCGCTGCACCAGGGCCATGCCGCCCTGGCGCGTACCGCCGTCGAACAGAATGACGTGGTGGTGGCCACCATCTTCGTCAACCCGCTGCAGTTCGGGGACGCCGCGGACCTGGACCGCTACCCCCGCACCTTGGACGCCGACCTTGCGCTGCTGGAAGCCGAGGGCGTGGACCTGGTTTTTGCGCCGTCGGTGGATGAGGTCTACCCTGGCGGCGAGCCGCTGGTGCGCGTCACCTCCGGCCGGCTCGGGGAGAAATGGGAGGGCACATCCCGGCCGGGGCATTTCGACGGCGCCCTGACCGTGGTGGCCAAGCTGCTTCACTACGGGATGCCTGCCGCAGGGCTCCCTGACCCCGGTGCGACTGGTGCCGGCCTCCCTGCCTACCGTGCCTACTTCGGCCAGAAGGACGCCCAACAGCTGGCGCTGGTCAGGCGCATGGTGGCTGACCTTGATTTCCCGGTGGAGATTGTGGGGGTGCCCACGGTGCGCGCCGTTGACGGACTGGCGCTGTCCAGCCGCAACCGCTTCCTGTCCGATGAAGAACGGGAGGCGGCGCTGGTGCTTTCCAGGGCTCTTCGCCTGCTTGAGGAACGGGCCCATGCCCGGCAGCCGCTGGACCTGGAGTCCGCGCAGGCGATGGTGGAGTCGCAGCCGCTGGTGGCTTTGGACTACTTCGACGTGGTTGACCCTGGCACCCTGGAGCCGCTGGCCGAGAACTGCCGGGAGACCCCGTTCCGGGGGGAGGCCTTGGCGCTCATCGCGGCCAGGGTGGGGCCGGTCCGGCTGATCGACAACGCGCCGCTAAGTTCCTGA
- a CDS encoding GAF and ANTAR domain-containing protein — translation MDVAPGLAGEEDLCGPYLEKLPVTGAAVSLFGGATAETLVCATDALAARLDELQFSLGEGPRWRAVRSRLPVLVPDAQGVPHPEWPMFHQAINGTEAAALFVFPLTIGAADLGVVELYHSVPGTLSRSHQATAATLAGQTSWHLLRQILTISSPDTDPALDPALMPRREIHQATGMVLAQSGTTATDALLLLRAHAFAHDLTLRETAQAVLDGRLSFSPGGGRSPESRSLK, via the coding sequence ATGGATGTTGCACCCGGGCTGGCGGGTGAAGAGGACCTGTGTGGCCCCTACCTGGAGAAACTGCCCGTCACCGGCGCCGCCGTATCCCTTTTTGGCGGCGCGACAGCTGAAACCCTGGTCTGTGCCACCGACGCTTTGGCTGCCCGGCTTGATGAACTTCAGTTCAGCCTGGGCGAGGGGCCGCGCTGGAGGGCAGTCCGGAGCCGGTTGCCCGTACTGGTCCCTGACGCGCAGGGGGTTCCGCACCCGGAGTGGCCAATGTTCCATCAAGCGATCAACGGCACGGAAGCCGCTGCCCTGTTTGTCTTCCCGCTGACCATCGGTGCTGCGGACCTGGGCGTCGTGGAGCTGTATCACTCTGTACCGGGAACGCTGAGCAGATCCCACCAGGCAACGGCGGCTACGCTTGCCGGCCAGACCTCTTGGCATCTCCTGCGACAGATCCTGACGATCAGCTCGCCGGACACGGACCCTGCCCTCGATCCGGCCCTCATGCCGCGCCGTGAAATCCACCAGGCAACGGGCATGGTGCTCGCCCAGTCCGGCACCACGGCCACGGATGCGCTGCTGCTGCTTCGCGCCCACGCCTTCGCCCACGACCTTACATTGCGGGAGACTGCCCAGGCAGTCCTCGACGGCCGGCTTAGCTTCAGCCCGGGCGGCGGCCGCAGCCCGGAGAGCAGGTCACTGAAGTAA
- a CDS encoding GAF and ANTAR domain-containing protein has translation MATTTRAERVSGAFVKLTDTLVADYDVLDLLHTLVEESVGLLDVAAAGLVLADPSGELQVLASTSEESQLVEVLQLRAGEGPCVECYITGNPAAVDDIRTLDRWPDFKAAALSQGFRSVHAVPMRLHGRTIGAMGLFGSTPGSLTAEDSAIGQALADVATISLVQERTIREAALVNEQLQRALNSRVLIEQAKGVIAHTAGVDMKEAFRLLRNHARAHNEGLHEAAGRIVDRSLTL, from the coding sequence ATGGCAACGACTACCCGCGCCGAGCGCGTCAGTGGGGCGTTCGTGAAGCTCACGGACACCTTGGTTGCGGACTACGACGTCCTCGACCTGCTCCACACCCTGGTTGAGGAATCCGTGGGGCTCCTCGACGTCGCGGCGGCGGGCCTGGTTTTGGCTGATCCCAGCGGGGAGCTCCAGGTCCTGGCTTCCACCAGCGAGGAAAGCCAACTGGTGGAAGTGCTCCAGCTGCGGGCCGGGGAAGGGCCCTGCGTCGAATGCTACATAACCGGCAACCCGGCAGCAGTAGACGACATTCGGACCCTTGACCGGTGGCCGGACTTCAAGGCGGCGGCGCTGTCCCAAGGCTTCCGCTCCGTGCACGCCGTCCCAATGCGTCTTCACGGCCGGACCATCGGCGCCATGGGGCTCTTCGGATCCACTCCGGGTTCCCTGACTGCGGAGGATTCCGCCATTGGGCAAGCACTGGCCGACGTAGCCACCATTAGCCTCGTGCAGGAACGCACCATCAGGGAGGCGGCCCTGGTCAATGAACAGCTGCAGCGGGCCCTGAACAGCCGCGTGCTGATTGAACAGGCCAAGGGAGTTATCGCACACACCGCCGGAGTGGACATGAAAGAGGCCTTCAGGCTGCTCCGGAACCATGCCCGCGCACACAACGAAGGACTCCATGAGGCGGCAGGCCGGATCGTGGACCGCAGCCTCACGCTTTAG
- a CDS encoding TetR/AcrR family transcriptional regulator, which produces MSPEAEVPPSPVSAPVVSPEGHAHSVDRIMAVAYELFSQRGVRDVGVNELIERSGVAKATFYRHFPSKDSLVLAFLEQRDRQWTVGAIVSEARRRGSTPADQLLAIFDVFGDWFLREDFEACSFINILLEMGPAHPLGQASIDYLAKIRGHVQALAEEAGLQRPEEFARSWHILMKGSIISATEGDMQAAKRAQQMAGWLIQHHRG; this is translated from the coding sequence ATGAGTCCAGAGGCAGAAGTCCCTCCGTCCCCGGTGTCAGCACCGGTGGTGTCACCTGAGGGCCATGCACATTCCGTGGACCGGATCATGGCCGTGGCCTATGAGCTTTTTTCCCAGCGGGGCGTGCGGGATGTTGGCGTCAATGAGCTGATTGAACGGTCCGGGGTTGCCAAGGCGACCTTCTACCGGCACTTCCCCTCCAAGGACTCGCTGGTCCTGGCCTTCCTGGAACAGCGGGACAGGCAATGGACAGTGGGCGCCATCGTGTCGGAGGCCCGCCGCCGGGGAAGCACGCCAGCCGATCAGCTGCTGGCCATCTTCGATGTGTTTGGCGACTGGTTCCTCCGGGAGGACTTTGAAGCCTGCTCCTTCATCAACATCCTGCTCGAGATGGGCCCGGCCCATCCGCTGGGGCAGGCAAGCATCGACTACCTGGCGAAGATCCGCGGGCACGTGCAGGCCCTGGCCGAAGAGGCGGGGCTCCAGCGGCCGGAGGAGTTTGCCCGGTCCTGGCACATCCTCATGAAGGGCTCGATCATCTCGGCCACCGAGGGCGACATGCAGGCCGCCAAACGCGCACAGCAGATGGCGGGCTGGCTGATCCAGCACCACCGGGGCTAG
- a CDS encoding LacI family DNA-binding transcriptional regulator, whose amino-acid sequence MAHLGGEHEYGRHFEISSGRHAGYEQAMEAAGLPVREAWSLISDYSANDAYSQTKHLLADAGERPTAIFCASDEMAFGAMLAARDLGLRIPDDLSVIGVDGHEMGEILGLTTIDQFPRDQGMRAVERLLALVQDDAEAAGPADELMQTKLVVRSSTSAPRKPERGF is encoded by the coding sequence GTGGCCCACCTCGGCGGCGAGCATGAGTATGGGCGGCATTTCGAGATCTCCAGCGGACGGCACGCCGGCTACGAACAAGCAATGGAGGCAGCCGGCCTGCCGGTTCGCGAGGCGTGGTCCCTGATCTCCGATTACTCGGCGAACGATGCGTACAGCCAGACAAAGCATCTGCTGGCGGATGCCGGTGAACGGCCTACCGCGATCTTCTGCGCCTCCGACGAAATGGCCTTCGGCGCGATGCTGGCCGCCCGCGACCTCGGGCTCCGGATCCCCGACGATCTTTCCGTCATTGGTGTGGACGGCCACGAGATGGGCGAAATCCTGGGCCTGACCACCATCGACCAGTTTCCCCGGGACCAGGGAATGCGGGCGGTGGAGCGCCTGCTGGCATTGGTGCAGGATGACGCGGAGGCCGCAGGGCCGGCCGATGAGCTGATGCAGACCAAACTGGTGGTGCGGTCCAGCACTTCCGCTCCCCGGAAGCCCGAGCGCGGCTTCTAG
- a CDS encoding glycoside hydrolase family 13 protein, whose amino-acid sequence MTNTLSPAEPDVSAARLVPVHPADEGSEWWRSSVIYQIYPRSFRDLNGDGQGDLPGITAELHQLAELDVDAVWLSPFYVSPQRDGGYDVADYCDVDPVFGTLDDFDALVARADSLGIRVIIDLVPNHGSSDHALFQAALQAGPGSPERDMFIFRDGLGDAGELPPNNWQSHFGGPAWTRVTEPSGEPGQWYVHLFDSSQPDFNWDNPAVQAEFERILRFWLSRGVAGFRVDVAHALVKAEGLPDWHGRPDGVSTDDFPGHLAPMFGQPEIHDIYRRWREVLAEFDGERILCAEASIDPLSRLTNWVLPDQMHQAFNFAYLGTPWDPARLRAVIESSLRMFDSVGAPTTWVLSNHDVVRHATRFGIIDPPARPGDGLGAEDVQPDAELGLRRAVAASMLMLALPGGVYLYQGEELGLPDHTTMDHTFRQDPSFRRTAGERIGRDGCRVPLPWEAAAPAFGFNSTGESWLPQPRAWAALSRDVQRQDASSALSLYTRALGLRRALKLGAGSLAWLDGFTSPGCISFANNGVLVMMNMGEEPVELPRLEILLSTDGDAADQRKLGPAQCIWLRMAPSGTAEGQWQESGT is encoded by the coding sequence ATGACGAACACACTTTCCCCTGCAGAGCCTGACGTCTCCGCCGCCCGCCTGGTGCCCGTCCACCCGGCAGACGAAGGCTCGGAGTGGTGGCGGTCCTCGGTGATTTACCAGATCTATCCGCGCTCGTTCCGGGACCTGAACGGCGATGGGCAAGGCGATCTTCCGGGCATCACAGCCGAGCTTCACCAGTTGGCTGAACTCGACGTCGACGCCGTCTGGCTGTCGCCCTTCTATGTCTCGCCGCAGCGCGACGGCGGGTACGACGTTGCCGATTACTGCGACGTAGACCCCGTGTTCGGCACCCTCGACGATTTTGACGCCCTTGTTGCCCGGGCAGATTCCCTGGGTATCCGGGTCATCATCGACCTCGTCCCGAACCACGGCTCCTCGGACCACGCGCTCTTCCAGGCAGCGCTCCAGGCCGGCCCGGGAAGCCCCGAACGTGACATGTTCATCTTCCGGGACGGGCTCGGGGATGCCGGTGAACTGCCGCCCAACAACTGGCAGTCCCACTTCGGCGGACCGGCCTGGACCCGCGTCACGGAGCCGTCCGGCGAGCCGGGACAGTGGTACGTGCACCTCTTCGATTCCTCCCAGCCGGACTTCAACTGGGACAACCCGGCGGTACAGGCCGAATTTGAGCGCATCCTGCGCTTCTGGCTCAGCCGCGGCGTCGCCGGTTTCCGGGTGGACGTGGCCCACGCCCTGGTCAAGGCGGAGGGTCTGCCGGACTGGCATGGGCGGCCCGACGGCGTCAGCACCGATGACTTCCCGGGCCATCTGGCGCCGATGTTCGGCCAGCCGGAAATCCACGACATCTACCGCCGGTGGCGCGAGGTCCTTGCCGAGTTCGACGGCGAGCGCATCCTCTGTGCCGAGGCAAGCATTGATCCCCTGTCCCGGCTGACCAACTGGGTCCTGCCGGACCAGATGCACCAGGCCTTCAACTTCGCGTACCTGGGCACCCCGTGGGATCCCGCCAGGTTGCGTGCAGTGATTGAAAGCTCACTGCGGATGTTCGATTCCGTGGGTGCGCCCACCACATGGGTGCTTTCAAACCATGACGTCGTCCGGCATGCCACGCGCTTCGGCATCATCGACCCGCCGGCCCGCCCCGGTGACGGCCTGGGCGCGGAAGACGTCCAGCCCGACGCTGAGCTTGGGCTGCGCCGTGCGGTGGCGGCCTCGATGCTTATGCTCGCGCTGCCTGGCGGCGTGTACCTTTACCAGGGTGAGGAACTGGGCCTGCCGGACCACACCACTATGGACCACACTTTCCGCCAGGACCCTTCATTTCGGCGGACCGCGGGGGAACGCATCGGCCGCGACGGCTGCCGGGTACCCCTGCCATGGGAGGCGGCCGCGCCGGCTTTCGGCTTCAACAGCACGGGCGAGTCGTGGCTGCCGCAACCCCGGGCCTGGGCAGCGCTGTCCAGGGATGTGCAGCGGCAGGACGCTTCCTCCGCGCTGTCGCTGTACACCCGCGCACTGGGGCTTCGCCGTGCCCTCAAGCTGGGTGCCGGATCTTTGGCCTGGCTTGACGGTTTCACTTCGCCTGGCTGCATCTCGTTTGCCAACAATGGCGTCCTGGTGATGATGAACATGGGCGAAGAGCCGGTTGAGCTGCCCCGCCTGGAGATCCTCCTTAGCACGGATGGGGACGCTGCTGACCAGCGTAAGCTGGGTCCTGCGCAGTGCATCTGGCTGCGCATGGCGCCAAGCGGAACAGCAGAGGGTCAGTGGCAGGAATCAGGGACGTAG